Part of the Halomarina litorea genome is shown below.
GCGGGTCAGCGCACGAGGCCGCCGACCGCCCCGCCGACGGCGCTGGGGAGGGCGAGGAGCGCGGCGACGGCGAGGACGACGACGGCGAGGCCCGCGCTCCCGACGACGGCCTCGACGGAGCCGGTCAGACCGCCGAATATCGACCCCGCGAGGACGAGGAGGACGGCGAAGACGACGCCGCCCAGCGCCCCCGCGAGCAGGCCGTGCCACGCGCCGCCGAACAGCGAGCGACTCCCGAGGTAGCCGGCGACGAACCCGCCGACGAGGCCCGCGCCGACCTGTCCGACGAGGGGGACGGTGATACCGAGCAGTCCGAGGGTGAACGCGACGAGAAAGCCGAGGACGACGGCCCGCCAGTTGGTCATACGTGTGATACGTTCCCGGTCGACAAATCGGTACCGCCGCGCTGGACCCCAAGGAACGGGCTTTTCACCGCTGGCACGGTACGAGTGGTATGACATTCGAGAACCTCCAGACGGTACCGCGGTCGGAGGAACTCATCGACCAGGCGTTCTCGCGTGCGGCGCGGGCGGGGCGGGCCAAGACGGGACTCGAGGCCCAGCAGTCGATGCTCCAGACGGCGGCCAACGTCATCTCCGACAATCTCCAGAACGTGACCACGTCGTGGCCCGACTTCGACACCGTCGACCCGTTCTACTACGAACTGGCCGACGCCGTCGTCCCGGCCCACGGCGACTGCCCCGGCGGCGTCGACGGCCTCCGCAAGCACCTCTCGGAGGTCATGTGGGCGGGCCGGCAGGCCGGTCACATCCGCGACGAGTACCAGCCGAAACTCCGCAACGTGGACGTCGACCTCGCGCGCAAGCACCGAAAGCAGGCGTTCGCCCGCCTCGCATCGGTCGCCGAGGAGGTCGGGGACGACCTGCTCGCACTCGGGGAGGCGCGCGACACCCTCCGCCAACTGCCCGACATCCGCCCCGACGAACCGGCCGTCGTCATCGCGGGCTACCCCAACGTCGGCAAGTCCACGTTCGTCAACGCGGTGACGAACGCGCGCAACGAGATCGCCTCCTACCCGTTCACGACGCGGCAGATTCGCGTCGGGCACGTCGAGCGCAACCGCATCCGCCACCAGCTCATCGACACGCCGGGGCTGCTCGACCGGCCCGCCGAGGAGCGAAACGGCATCGAACAGCAGGCCGTCAGCGCCCTCGAACACCTCGCTGACTGCATCCTCGTGTTCGTGGACGCGAGCGCCGAGTGTGGCTACCCCGTCGAGACGCAACTCCACCTCCGGGACGAACTGAAAGAGCGCTTCACCGACATCCCCGTCCTGACGGTGTGTACGAAGGCCGACCGCTCGCGTGACCTCGACGCCGACCACTACCTGAGCGTCGAGACGGGCGAGGGGGTCGACGAACTGGTCGATCTGGCGGTGGAAGCGGTCGACTGGGAGATAGAACTGCCGTACGAGGGGTAGCGAGGTTCGGAGGGCTCGAAGAGCCCGAGAACCTCGAAAGGCGAGCGGGGAGGAACGGTGCGGTCCGGTGACCGTCACCTCGGTTCGTTCAGGCCGCCGTAGCGTTGTAGGTCACGACGACGTTCGCGGTGACGGTCACCGTTCCGGCGTCGAGTCGCGTCGGCGCGCCGCCCGCCGAGTCCGCCGACGCGTAGGCGACTCGCTCGCGGACGACGGGGTCGGCGCTCAGCGAGACGGTCGAGACGGAACTGACGCCGGTGATGCTGAGGTCGCCGCTCGTGGCGACCGTCTCGGCTTTCGTCTCGGCGTTGGTCATCGCCTCGGTCAGCGCGTCGTTGCGGAGGGACCGACGGGTCTCCTCGCTGACGCCGAACGTGACCTGCTCGACGCGCGCGGCACCACTCTCGACGGCGGTGACGATGGCGTCACCCGCCGCGTCCGGGTCGTCGACGCGGACCACGAACGAGTGGCGACCGACGAACTCGGCGGCCGTCGGGTCGCGTTCGCTCCGGTAGTTGCGGTCGATATCGTAGCGAGCGCTGGTGACGTCGTGTCCGGCCGATTCGAGCGCCTCGCGCACCTCCGTACTGTTGGCGGCCAGTCGCTCGCGGACGTCCCCGACGGCGTCGCCCTCCTCGACAACGCTCACGCGGACCGTCGCGCGGTCGGGGGCGACCTCGACGCTTCCGTCGGCGGCGACCTGTACCGTTCGGTCGCCGGTGGGGGCGTCTGCCCCCGAAACGGCGCTTCCCGTACAGCCAGCGAGGACCAGGAGCGCCGCGACCGCGATGGCCGCGACGAACTGTCGTTGTAATCGCATGACAATCGATGTCGTTCCACCTCGGTGAAAAGTACGGTCCAGTATCAAACGGGGATTTGAGCGTCCCGACGCCCGCCCCAGGCCGATCAGGCGAGTTCGTAGACGGCGGTCACCGTCGCGGTGATCGTCACGTCGCCGGGTTCGAGGACGGTCCCCGCGTCGTCGCGGGCGGCACTCTCGGCGTAGTAGGGCATCGGGCCGTAGCTCACGTCGCCG
Proteins encoded:
- a CDS encoding DUF5518 domain-containing protein, with the protein product MTNWRAVVLGFLVAFTLGLLGITVPLVGQVGAGLVGGFVAGYLGSRSLFGGAWHGLLAGALGGVVFAVLLVLAGSIFGGLTGSVEAVVGSAGLAVVVLAVAALLALPSAVGGAVGGLVR
- a CDS encoding SIMPL domain-containing protein, with amino-acid sequence MRLQRQFVAAIAVAALLVLAGCTGSAVSGADAPTGDRTVQVAADGSVEVAPDRATVRVSVVEEGDAVGDVRERLAANSTEVREALESAGHDVTSARYDIDRNYRSERDPTAAEFVGRHSFVVRVDDPDAAGDAIVTAVESGAARVEQVTFGVSEETRRSLRNDALTEAMTNAETKAETVATSGDLSITGVSSVSTVSLSADPVVRERVAYASADSAGGAPTRLDAGTVTVTANVVVTYNATAA
- a CDS encoding NOG1 family protein, translating into MTFENLQTVPRSEELIDQAFSRAARAGRAKTGLEAQQSMLQTAANVISDNLQNVTTSWPDFDTVDPFYYELADAVVPAHGDCPGGVDGLRKHLSEVMWAGRQAGHIRDEYQPKLRNVDVDLARKHRKQAFARLASVAEEVGDDLLALGEARDTLRQLPDIRPDEPAVVIAGYPNVGKSTFVNAVTNARNEIASYPFTTRQIRVGHVERNRIRHQLIDTPGLLDRPAEERNGIEQQAVSALEHLADCILVFVDASAECGYPVETQLHLRDELKERFTDIPVLTVCTKADRSRDLDADHYLSVETGEGVDELVDLAVEAVDWEIELPYEG